The Halichoerus grypus chromosome 14, mHalGry1.hap1.1, whole genome shotgun sequence genomic interval cttctggtccCTCATCTTCAGGTGGAATTCTGGAAAGAGCCCAGGAGACCCGGTTTCACTAACTGCCCGGTTGCCAATGGGCTGCGAGGCTTGGGACAGGTCCTTCCCCCCTCCAGACCTCCTTGGTTGACATGTCTGTAAAGTGCAGGAGAAGCAGGGTGACCTGCAAGGCCCTAGCAGCTCCGTCTAGGAGTTCAGAGCCACCGTGGATCCTAAAAACCCCATAGGCTTCTCGAGCTGCTCCAACACACCCATTAGGGAAAAACCACCCAGCTTGGCCTTGAAgacaaaaattcttttaattttccagCGCACTTTGACCTTGGTCACCGTGTGTAATCTTTCCAGTCTGGCAGTGATGGGCTGTCTGTGTGCCAGACAAGGAGATTGAGGCCAGACAGGGGAAGGACTGGCTCGGGGACCAATGGCAGGCCGTGGAGTCCTTACACTCCTGAGCCGCCGTCCCCATGGACGAGGcaaggaaggagaggcagaggaccCTCTCTGAGGACTTTGCACAGGGTGCAGCCGCGGCGTACATGCGGTCAGCTCAGAGCCTCGGGGTGTGGGGGAGCCCACAGCCTGAGGCTCTGATATGTCCTTAGGTGAGAGCTGTCACAGGGGCCCCAGGTTTATGCAAACTCAGAGAGCAAAGGGGCCGCCCACCACAAATACAAACATACGCACGCATCCACTGGTGCCCAGAAAACACATCCATGTAGGCCCACATCCTACATGCAGACACAGGCAGACATTCCTGGCAGCACGGTGGGGGAAAGCCAAGCCCAGACTCTCGCCTCCTTGGGTCTGTCTGTGACCTCTAGCACGGTGCCGACTAGAACTTTCTATGTCTGCACTGTCCGGCCTCAGTGGGACAGCACAACTCTCCAAGCTCAGTGCGACTGTTGAGAAGCCCCAGTTTGGTGTTTTTCCCTTCACGGGGTCATTGACGCCTCACGCCAAGCTGTTCACTGGACCCGAGGAAATGACCCACACCTGATCCCCGGTGGCcctgggggtggtggaggggacaGATATCTGAGGGGGGCCAGCCGGTCTGGCTCTCAGGCGGCCCAGCAGTGGCTGGCAGAATGGATGCTTAGCGAATGTGGATAGATCATATTTGCAAAGAAAACATGTATTTAATGCCTGGCGCAAGCTGTGGGCTGGGGGGTGATGAGCCGGGGACGGAATCTCAGCTGCGTCCTCAAAGACCCCCTCCTTCACAGAGACAGGAGCCGGGCATGTCACCTGCCAGGTGAGGTGGCAGGGACCTAGCAGCGCCCGGTTACGGGAGCCCAGCTCTGGTGGGGCGGGGGGTCTGCGTGTCTCGGCTGCAGGATGGCACCGTCCACCTGGTGTACGGGATCTTGGAGGAGCCTTTCGGGTCGCTGGAGGCCATCAACACGTCGGCGCTGCGGACTGGGCTGCAGCGGGTGCAGCTGCTGAAGCCCAACGTCTCCGTCCCGGCCTTGCCCTCGGACATGCACTCCATGGAGATCCACACCCCGGACATCCTGATCCCCAGCCAGAGGACCACGTACTGGTGCCACATCACCGAGCTTCCAGATGGCTTCTCCCGGCACCACATCGTCATGGTACCTGGGGGGGAGGCGGGTCCCAGGGCCCATCTCTGCTTCCTCCTGGGGCCTCAGAGGCCGCTGGAGAGACATCCTTGTCCTGGAAAGCCATTCATGGTTCATGAACCCCTTGCACCAGGGGTCCCCTCGTTGCCTGAACCCAAGGCACCCTGTCACCTgctcagcccccagcctcccagggcacCTGTGCCCCCACTGCCCAGACTGGACCAAAGGACACTGATGTTTTGATTTCTGCATCTTCCCCTGGGACTAGAAGGGCCTCTGTCTATCTGTCAGGTCACATCCCCCTTCATGAAAAGGCAGCTCAATTGCTCTAAACACCCACCCAGAGATACGATGTGAGGGCAACAGCTCTTTTCCTGGccctgggggacagggaggcaggGACCCCCTCTATCTCACAGTGGTGCATGCTCAATACAGAAAGTGCAGCCCAGAGACATGGTGCGagtgcccaaagtcacacaggggTGGCCAGCCTGGTCTACTGGCTCAGGCTTAGCCTCAGGGCAGCCTCTGTGTCCTTGCCTGGCCACGGCCACGCTCACACGAGGACACCTTCCTGTCCCCACCTTATTGGGAAATGACTTGCAGCGATCCTCATGCCCTTCGCTCTGGAGCTCTTTGTGGGCTTCTGGCAGATTCTGCCTGGTTTCGGGTTGGTGGCTCCCCCTTCAAAGCCCCGGGCCCCAGAAGCGCCCCTGGAAATTGCTTCCCTTAaccctcccattttacagatgggcaagTAGAGGCCCATGGGGGGGCGCTGCTGGCGGGCAGGCAGGTGTCCGTGGCCCCAGGCTCAGTGCCCTCCCGCTCCCCCAGTACGAGCCCATTGTCACCAAGGGCAACGAAGCCCTGGTCCACCACATGGAGGTCTTCCAGTGCACCGCCCAGTTCGAGAGCTTCCCTCAGTTCAGCGGGCCCTGCGACTCCAAGATGAAGCCTGACCATCTCAATTACTGCCGCCACGTGCTAGCCGCCTGGGCTCTGGGTGCCAAGGTGCGGGCCCTGTGCCTCCCCGGAGCCGTGGGGGCCCCAACTCCTCCACCCTGTGTCCCCCCACCTCTGAGAGCCTCCGAGCAGGGGGCTCCAGAGGGCGCTCGTGAGGCCACCGGAGAGGGCCCCGCCCACATAACGCCACCCCCAGCTCCGGCTCTTGGGCCACAAGGCTTTTTCCAGCCTTTGTGGCTGttctataaaaatgcaaaatttgagCGTAGGTACTTGGTGAGTATTGATCTTGCTTCCCCACTGGACTTGGGGGTTTGTGCACAGGGTGCACCGGGTGGTCCTGGCGGGTGGGTGGCAGGTGCTGTGACCTCCGCGGGCTGCATCCACGGGGCTTCCACCGATGCAGAGGAGGGCGAGGCAGGGCCATGCGCAGGGCCTGGGGGGTAGGCTCGCCCCCGGGACACCAGCTCCCCCTACTCCCTGACCTCGAGTTGAATAGGATATCCGGGTGGGCTGGTAGTGAGCTGCCCATTAGCGGGAGAGCACCATTCTAATCCCGCTGCCCCGCCAACATCCACCACCGTAGCTCAGGCCCCAACAGCTGGGTGGGTTTGCCCCAGGCCCCGTCTGGGAGGAACCCCTTGTGAGACACCAGTCTGCCTGTGTCCAattcctcaccccccacccatcccccacaGGCCTTTTACTACCCGGAGGAAGCAGGCCTTGCCTTTGGGGGCCCCGGGTCCTCCAGATATCTCCGTCTAGAAGTTCACTACCACAACCCGCTGAAGATCCAAGGTAGGGAGTTCTAAGCATGTGTTTCTACCCCGCCTCTGTCCTCCCTTTGGAGTCCTCGGGCTCGGACATGCCCATTCTGGGAGGTGATTGGGGTGTCTGCCCAGCACTGGACCCCCCTCCCTGCAGTGCAGCCTCCTTACGACGCATGGAGGCAGGCGCCCCTCTTACgcctttccttctgttcctctcCCGAGACTGTAGTGGGCTCCCTGGGCAGGGCCCCGTCCGGCCGGCTCATCGTTGCACCCCACATGGTGGGGGTGCAGCACCCCCATCTTCCTCACAAGCACCCATTGCCAGGTACCACCCTCTGGAAAAGGGAGGCAGAGGCTTCTTGCATGCCcatctgcagatgaggaaattaaggcccAGGCTGAAGGGACCCCCACTGGGGCCATGAAGTGAGTAGGTGGGGCCAGGAGGTCTGGGTCTAGGCCGGCAGGGACCTCGGTCACAGCTCTCTGGTGGCTGTACTGCACTTGAACCCGCAAGGTTGGTCAGACTCCAAGTCGTAAGGAATCACTTAGATACCGGTTTGGTCGGAGTCCAAGTGGCTcacctcctccccacaccccctccttGCTCTGTAGTGGGGTCAACAGGTTCAAGGTCAGTGAAGAGAGGTCCCGGGCCAGAGCGCTGTCCCCTATTTCCCTGGAAGTCCCACTTCTCCGAGGCTGCTCAGACCAGTAGCTGCCTCTCgtccccagctgcccctccccaacaGGGTGGCCGCCGGCACCCAGGCACGATGTCTCTGCCGTCCCCACAACAGGCTGGGTCACAACAGGGCACCTGGAAGGACGGCAGGTGCAGGCCATCCAGAGCCCAGAACCCACCTTCTGACAGCCTGAGCCCTGGGAGGCACTGCCCCCGGGATTATTTTCAGGTCGAGGGAAGAGCCCTGGCTCAACTGGGGGCATTTCTGGCTGGGTGCTCCTCCCTGGCTTCTCAAAACACATCCCAGCAGAGCAAAGGCACACTTGCATCTGAGCACGTGTCTGGGATTTTCTATCCACATGTTTTCGGGTCGGGGTTGGCAAACAGGCTTTGCCTGTGGGCTCCTCTAGTGGATCCTCCGCagccgcatggggctccctgtcgGAGAGGCATCTGAGGCTGTCCGGGGCCCAGCGGGGTAGCACTGTCATTCGTTAGTGAGGTCTGCCCTGTGCAGCAGTAGCCGCTGGATCACCCTGTGCCTGCAGGCGGACAACGAGAGTCGATCTTTAGGATGGTGATGCCAGTTGTAACGGGGTCAGGAACTGAAACGTTTCTGTCTGCGACACCAGCACCTTCCACCACATGCAGCCACacagccctctccctctctctctttaaaaggacacttattttcatttgtggAAGTGAGGAGAAGAAATAGCCTGAGAGATGAGAACGGGAGCTCCAGCCTGGGCCCCAGCCTGTCCCTCTCGAGCTGCGTGACCCTGACGGGGGAGCCCCCGGCCCCCTGCAGCTGTCCTGAGGCTGGGAGAGCTCCCACACACAGCTCCCAGCTGCATGTGGGCCCCGGGGTGTGCCCGCCAATGGCTGCCAGCGATCTTCCTCCTGGAGGCATAACTAATATTTTCTGCCACCATTGGAATTACCTACAGTGTGCACAGAGAAGGGCATAAGTCAGCTGGGGCTTTAGCATGATGTGGGATTTATTGCTCATTTAAAACCTGAAAGCAAATGGATTTTTGAAAACTCCTTAACCGTCAGGGAGGTCTGTCTCTTCCTGATTATCTGGTTATATTTATGGATCCTTTGCCAAATATAAGGACGCTCTGTCACTTCACAAATCTGGAGATGGGCCGCTTGGCTATAAATATCAAAATGCcacaattatttcattatttcatccCCATCTGAATTTTAACCAATTGCATCgcctttttattattatcctcTGATGTAACCGGCCCAGAGACACAGAGGCTGAGTTTGGATGTTgcagggcgggtggggggggtgcgggggggctGGAGTAGGGAAGGGGGAGGCGGAGGCAAGAGGGCCGTTCTTGGCTCCACCTTAGGGCGAATGAGCAGGGAGACCGCCAGATCCCTGGCAACGCCCTGGGCTCAGATCGCAGCTCTGTCACTTTCCAGACCTCTGATCTTGGGCAGTCTTCAGCTCAGGCTGCGagactcagtttccacatctgtaaattggggaggATGATTCTTCAGTTGCATGGCCTCCCCTGCCCATATCCCAGCTCCCTGTACATTCTGAGTGGTTGGGCCCGTGGGGCCAGGCCAGGGCTCTGCCCTGAAGTACTCAGGGACTCGGCTGACCGATTCCAGGCAGGGGTAGAGCAGGGGGCTACTGGAGGCCACATGGTTACGTGGCCATGCCTCTGGCTGCCAGCGTCCGTGACCTCTGGCCATCAGCTTCGTGTGACCACCAGGAGGCCTGCCCAGGGAGCTTATGGACTCTCCAATTAGCAAACCGCAAGAAGAGCCAGCAGGTGTAGCTGGACAGTGATGGGCAGAAGCACGGTGTTCTCCTTTGGAAGAGGCTCTTAACTTTGAAccagagaggcccagagagggacagtgaCTTGTCCGAGAGGGCACAGCACACTGTTGTTGACCAAGTGGAGTCTGGGCCCACGCACGAGCCAGGGGGTAGAACAGTGGACACCGGCCCTGCTCCAGCGCTCCAGGCTCCTGCTCAATGCCCCGTGATGTCCTTAGACGCGTGCCCAGGGTGCACCTTGATCTTGCAGGCGGTAATCAGAGGAGTAAAGTGGGAGGCAGCAAGAAGGATGCACCTTAGGTGCATCTTCAGCACACAGACGCGTGCGCTGGCCCACCTTGGCCAGGGCGCTGAGGCTCCTCTATGAGACGGGGCAGCCGCCGTTCCCTGCCCTCCTGTTTGCACAGACGCCCCCACAGGTCGTCCTGCAGGTGGATTCCCCTTCGGATTCCTTTGCACGTGGGAGGAACAGGGAGCCTTTGCAAAGCCCAACTGAGGAACTGCCGGCCTCCCAGATATCCCAGATAACCTGCAGGCGCTCGGTTTTAGTTACCCGCCTTTATCAAGACGTTCCAAAGCATCCGCTTAGTTTTCATAGAAACAATGGCTCTTTCTTTCCACGTGGGCATGCCTGGCATAAACAGGTGTGGGAGCGAAGGTGGCTGGTTTCTGGTGCGGGCCGCATGTGGGAGCAGGTGTGGGGTGCCGGTGTGGCTgaggggggctgggggtctgCTGGAGCCAGAGTACTGGGGCGACCCGTGGGGGCAGATATCCGCTCACCTCCgccccccttcctcccaggccGGCGCGACTCCTCGGGCATCCGCCTGTACTACACAGCCACGCTCCGGCGCTTCGACGCGGGGATCATGGAGCTGGGGCTGGTGTACACGCCCGTGATGGCCATCCCCCCGCAGGAGACGGCCTTCGTCCTTACCGGCTACTGCACGGACAAGTGCACCCAGCTGGTAAGCGGGGCAGGGCCTGGCACCTGCCGCTCCCTCGCCCCGGCTCCCGGGAGGAGGTCCTACGGGTGGTGAGCAAGGAAGGGCGGCTTCGTGGCTTTGGATCCCCCACCCTGCAGCTTCATCACGGCCCTCCTTCCCCTGTGTGTGCAAAGGAGCCTTTCTGTgggcctccctccccagggacaGCCTGGCTCCCACCTGGTCTACACCACGTGCCAGCCAGGGCTTCCTCGAGCTGCATTTGAAACTCCGCTTTCATTCTGTGAGTAAAATAGACGTGCATTCCCCACTCACAGTGCAGGCCCTGCAGGGCCAGTTAGAGCCCCCCTCAGCTGAGcacccgctcccctccccctcaaacaGCCAGACGATAAATTGCTGCATGCCCTTATATGTGGTGTCTGAGAGAGAACAGGCTGAATAGGAAACCTTCGTCCTGTAACTTGCCTTTTGGCGGCTACATGCCCGTGCCCAGCATGGTTTCACGGTGGACCTCACCAGGGCTGCGCTGCCGAGGCCAGGGGGCACCGTTCTCAGGACCATGGGAACATAGGTGGGGTGCAGACCCTGGAGCAAACGCTCCCAAGGAGTGGCAGAGACTCCCCGGAGTCTGCGCCCTCGGAGCTCCCCTGCCTCGCCCAGCCCCGCCTGTGTTCACCTCCCCCTGGTCGCCAGCGTGCAGACCTCCGCCAACTTTTCACCCATCACAAGAGGCTTCAGGGAACTCCTTGTACGCCAGGGACACGTTCTGTCAGGTAGATTCCAGAAATTGCCGTGCACAGAGGACATGAGCTTCAGTTTGAATAAATCTCACAAAACGCCCTCCAGGCTGCAGTGATGAGGTGTGGAGTGGATGTGCCTCTCCAGTGAGTTGCTTCTCCACGTGGACTTGTGCTCCCCGTGGGCCCCCCGAGCTTGCAGGCTTCCCACCTGTCCTCGAGCCAAAGAGAAACAGAGCTATTAGCCATGCAGGAGAGGAGCTCCTTTGGTCTGAGACCAGCATCTGGTGCTCTCTCCCATGTCCCCACAGCTCCCATCAGTGACGCCTCCTGCCACGTGAAAGGCTCTGTGGCGCGGGCCTGGAGCTGGGGGGTGGCCTACTAAGGATGCACCAGGGAAAGGGGCCCCAGGATGCTATGAGCCCTGCCCTGGAGAACACTCCAGGGCAACTCATGCCCTGCTGCGTTTCCAGAAGGGGGCCTTAGCCGTCCAGGGAGAAAGATGAGGCTGGGCGATGCAGACTTTCTGGGGAAGCAAACTGGGCGTTGTGTCCCACGGCCTGTGGTCGGGGCCGGCAGCCGGAGCCCGGGTCCCCCGCGTGCCAGGCCCTGACCCTGCCGTCCCCTGCCCTgcaggccctgcctccctcagGGATCCACATCTTCGCCTCTCAGCTCCACACACACCTGACCGGGAGAAAGGTGGTCACCGTGCTGGCCCGGGATGGCCGAGAGAGGGAGGTTGTGAACCGGGATGATCACTACAGCCCTCACTTCCAGGTAGGGGCCTGCTCAGGGCCTGGCTGGGGGCCTGTGGCACCTTCTCTCTCCCGCGGCCATAGGAACATCCCTATAGTGGGTTCCCTCTCCTGGGCCAGGCCCCGACACCTGAGAGCACACAGCGGCCAGCCCTTCTCTTTGGGGGATTCGATCCTGGGGAGGGACTCTGATGGTAGATTCTGGCATGCGGCTGATTGCAGAATTTAGGGGACCCAGGCAGTCCTATGGTAAGTCTGTCCTGGGTAACCACCTTCCTGTTCTCATCCCTTCCTGGCCGGAGGCCACACTTAGCCAGTCCTGGCTTCCCCCCAAGGGGCTGGGAGCACAGCCCCAGAGAGCCAGGGAGGacagagggctgggggctgggtctGCAGCCGTCTGAagtctcccctctgcccacccaggAGATCCGCATGTTGAAGAAGATCGTGTCTGTGCACCCGGTGAGTGCCAGTCAAGAAtggggaggccaggagggctgGGAGTGCCCCCCTAGAGGAGAgacagaagggggtgggggatggcagAGGCCGCGGGAAGGTCTTCTAGAACCACATCCACGCAGGGCAGGGTCTGGGGCCATCCTGCGGTGAGACTCACCAGGACGTCAtagagaggcctcagaggagaCCTGAGCTGGCAGCACCCAGGGTGACCTGCGTCCTCCTGCCTGATCAGCCGGCCACAAACCCCGAGAGCTTCAGGGAGAGACAAGGGCATGGGGGTCGCTGGCGGGGCCCTGATCATGCAGAAGGGGACCCCCGGGTCAGGTAGGGGGTGGCCCAAGTTCACCCATGGGCTGTGACATGGCCAAAAGTCTGCACTACTGTGACCTGGGTACCTGATCAGGAGCCACAGAAGCCAACGGTAGTCAGTCCCCGGGGACACCCAGATTTTGACCCGCACCTGTGGGGGCCCAGAGGCCACCACGGGGTTCCTCAGTAATGGGCTGATGACCACGTGCCGTGGCATAGCAGTAGCTTGGTCAAACGTGGGACAGGCCCAGTGCACCTGTTACCCCAGGTGCGCAGGTGCTGATGAGCATCTATGGGCTTGGATCCCCAGGGGGATGTGCTCATCACTTCTTGTACCTACAACACCGGAGACAGGAAGCTGGCCACTGTGGTAAGTCACCCTGACTTTTCCCTGCTGCCTACCCGTGGGATGTgtgaggcctggggtgggggggtcccatTCGGGGCTTTCTACGCTTTCATGAGGACAAGTCTTAAGTCATCACCTCGAGCGTCGGTTGTCGGAGGGCAGGGGGTGGCCTCCCTCACTCATCCAGTAAACCGGCGGTTCTCAGGGTGTGGTCCCTGGGTGAGCAGCTGCAGCTCCCCCCGGGGAACTTGGTAGAAACACAAACTCACAGGCTCCACTCCAGACCTGGAGTCAGAATGTGGCATCTGTGGTTGAAGGAGCTCCCCACGTGACTCTGTAGTAAACGTATCCGCACCTGTGTGCGGACGCCGGGGCGAGGGGCGCATGGTCGAtccctgtcttcatggagctcCATCAGCCAGCGGGGCAGGCCACACCAGGGGCAGGCGACAAGCAGCACAGTGCCACAGGGGCACGGGCCAGGAGGGAGGGTGGTCAGGTGCGGGTTGGGGGAGGTGAGTGAGTGCCCGGGCAAAGGGGAGGCTGCAGGAAGGCCCCGAGGACCCAGAACACCCTCAGACCTCCGGTACCAAGCCTGCAGACTGTGGATGGCAAAAGCAAGCAGGCTGCAGAAACATCCGTCTTCACACCGTTCCCTTTGGGGCTTCTGGCAAAGAGAAGACAGGTTGTGTGGCTGACTCTGCTCGGCAGGGATGTGACATGGGGGCATTTGGGCTGCACTGTGGTAGCCCAGGAGGAGGGTCCATCGGGAGACACTGTCCTCGAGGCTCGCTGTGCGGGCAGGTGGCCGGCGCACTCTGCAGAGTGAAAGGCTGTGCTGTTAGTAATGACGCGTGGTCGGCGGCACCAGCCCGGGCTGACCTGGCAAACCGACCGCCGGCCAACAGAGGCTTGCTAATCGTCTCGTTCATCACCGAGGCCCCCAGTTATCCTGTGAACCATGATGCGCCCAGTGGAACAGACCTGGGGCTACAGCCCCCGGGACCCCAGTCGACCACACGGCACCCCACTTTTGGCGCTCATTCAGTGGTTTTTCCAATGGCTTTATCGAGGTACAATCCACATACCAAACAACTCACCCATTTCAGGTGTGCAGTACAGTGACTTTTTAGTCTGTGCGCGGGTGCGTGCAACCATCCGCATAGTCAAGTTTAGAACTGGCCATCCTTCCGAAGAAACCGTTCCCCCTTCGCCGCCagccccccctcccagcccctggcaagcacTGTCCCGCCCTCTGTCTCTGTGGGTTTGCCCATCCTGGACCTTCAGATACAGGGAGTCCTAGAGTCTGTGCCCTCTCGTGACGGGCGTCTTGCTCTCAGCATCATGTCGTCAGGGTTCACCCCAGTTGTTACGAGTATTTCTCGTCTTTTCACGGCCAAGCGACAGGCCagtgtctggatggaccacagccGTGGATCCATTCTCCAgtgatgaacatttgagttgtttcacCCCAGGCTTCAAGGTAGGAGTCTCTGTATTTTCACAGGTGACagaagaggctcagagagggaagacACTTGCCGGAGATCACACAGCCGAGAACAGGCGGAGCGGGGACTTAACGCGGGGCCGTGTGCCTGCAAGGCTCTTGCCATGcggttcctccctccctctggatCTGGGGGGACCACTGCTCTGCGCCCATGGGTGCAAACTCGGGGAGCAGGAGTGCTCTGCAGGCGCACAGCCCTGGCCTAAACCCCGCACCCCCTTCTTCTATCTGGAGAGGGGCTCAGTCCACATAACAGCTGCTGGAGTGGAGTGCTTCCTCCGCATGGCGGGGCTTAGTCTGACGGCTCACCCTGTCCGAGCTCAGGGACCCTCAAAGCCTTGCCGGGACCCCGTGAGGCAGGTGCCACCAGAACACAGTGAGGTGGAGCCACCAAGGGCCCTCAGCTAGCAGGCAACAGGGCTGGTCCAGGCGCCAAGAGCTCTGAGCTCTCGTGCCATAAGCAAGCCCCCCGGCCGGAGGGCAGCATCTCCCCATTCTGGAGGTGAACCCACTGAGGCCGAGGGCAGGAGGGGGCAACTTGCCAGAAGAGTGAAGGAGATCCCCAGGCCCACCCCCGCCCAGCGCTACTTCTGCAagggccctgctccctgccccacccGCCTCCTCGAGGGGGACCGGTGGCCCGTCCCGGGATATCCAGGCCCCATGAGCACCCTGGTGTCTCAGACGCCAGGTTCTTCAGGCCACGGCCCCAGCTGCCCCGCTGCCTCCTCGCAGGGGCCCCTGTGTCACTGGTGGGACCGAGGAGGGGGAACGGCAGGGTGGCTCTCAACAGACAGACTGAGCTTCCCACAGTGTGACAACCCTCGCACCCGAGAGACAGGGGCCTTCACAGCTACCGTcccagtccccaggctctcactgGGTCCCCAGGGGACCCCTCCTCGGCCAAGGTGGGGAGGCTCTGTCCACACAGGCCTT includes:
- the DBH gene encoding dopamine beta-hydroxylase; this translates as MQVPSPSMREAASMYGTAVAVFLVILVAALQSSAPPESPFPYRISLDPEGSLELSWNISYTQETVYFQLLVQDLKAGVLFGMSDRGELENADLVVLWTDGDNAYCGDAWSDQWGQIHLDSQQDYQLLQAQRTPEGLCLLFKRPFGTCDPKDYLIEDGTVHLVYGILEEPFGSLEAINTSALRTGLQRVQLLKPNVSVPALPSDMHSMEIHTPDILIPSQRTTYWCHITELPDGFSRHHIVMYEPIVTKGNEALVHHMEVFQCTAQFESFPQFSGPCDSKMKPDHLNYCRHVLAAWALGAKAFYYPEEAGLAFGGPGSSRYLRLEVHYHNPLKIQGRRDSSGIRLYYTATLRRFDAGIMELGLVYTPVMAIPPQETAFVLTGYCTDKCTQLALPPSGIHIFASQLHTHLTGRKVVTVLARDGREREVVNRDDHYSPHFQEIRMLKKIVSVHPGDVLITSCTYNTGDRKLATVGGFGILEEMCVNYVHYYPQTQLELCKSAVDPGFLQKYFHLVNRFNEEEVCTCPQASVPKQFASVPWNSFSRDVLRALYGFAPISMHCNKSSAVRFQGEWNRQPLPEIISKLEEPTPRCPASRVQSPTRPTVVSIGGSKS